The following proteins are encoded in a genomic region of Brachypodium distachyon strain Bd21 chromosome 1, Brachypodium_distachyon_v3.0, whole genome shotgun sequence:
- the LOC100830689 gene encoding putative transferase At4g12130, mitochondrial, translating into MPLPLSHLARRRLLVPRGPAATDGLRRRFLHTSPPTDPDVLACRLASRAVVRFRGPEAARFLNSLLTNDLLASRFSSSSPSSQPQRFAPTPNVPARAPPPAYAALLTPQGRFLYDLFLYRPAPRSQMLDRTGSAPETGEAPRGEQEEEDGGEVLADVDANEVDDLLACFKRYRLRNKVEIDNVSEEFLCWQRFGSNVAHSESSTQEPEAESIGWGQGTDLAAESSAQGNGHGWQWLKDPRLDYLGYRGIFPADTIPPLVESDKEADERHYLLWRIENGVAEGSTEIPKGEAIPLEYNLAGLNAISFDKGCYIGQELIARTHHRGVIRKRLMPLKFVDENDQELEQAVAPGSDVMDDVSGNKVGTVSTALGSRGMGLLRLEEALKHNSSLAISNNTGVRVKAIKPDWWPAEWTQALEQQSAVA; encoded by the exons ATGCCGCTCCCGCTGAGCCacctcgcccgccgccgcctcctagTGCCGCgcggccccgccgccaccgacggTCTCCGCCGGCGCTTCCTCCACACGAGCCCGCCGACGGACCCAGACGTCCTCGCGTGCCGGCTGGCCTCCCGCGCCGTGGTCCGCTTCCGTGgcccggaggcggcgcggttCCTCAACTCGCTGCTCACCAACGACCTCCTCGCCTCCCgcttctcctcgtcctccccgTCCTCCCAGCCGCAGCGGTTCGCGCCCACGCCTAACGTCCCCGCGCGGGCGCCGCCCCCCGCCTACGCGGCGCTGCTCACGCCCCAAGGGAGGTTCCTCTACGACCTCTTCCTCTACCGCCCGGCCCCGCGGTCGCAGATGCTCGACCGCACCGGCTCCGCGCCCGAGACCGGCGAGGCGCCCCGCGGggaacaggaggaggaggacggaggGGAGGTGCTCGCCGACGTCGACGCCAACGAGGTCGACGACCTCCTCGCGTGCTTCAAGag ATACCGGCTAAGAAACAAGGTTGAGATAGATAATGTAAGCGAGGAGTTTTTGTGCTGGCAAAGATTCGGAAGCAACGTGGCACATTCTGAATCTTCTACTCAAGAACCTGAGGCTGAATCCATTGGATGGGGGCAAGGGACTGACCTTGCTGCCGAGTCATCTGCACAAGGGAATGGTCATGGGTGGCAGTGGCTCAAAGATCCTCGACTCGATTATCTTGGGTATAGAGGGATATTTCCAGCTGATACAATAC CACCACTTGTTGAGTCTGACAAAGAAGCAGACGAACGGCATTACTTACTTTGGCGAATAGAGAATGGAGTTGCGGAGGGCTCAACTGAGATACCAAAAG gtgaagcaATTCCACTCGAGTACAACCTTGCTGGCCTGAATGCTATTTCATTTGACAAGGGTTGCTACATCGGGCAGGAGCTCATCGCACGCACACACCACCGCGGTGTCATTAGGAAGCGCCTGATGCCCTTAAAGTTTGTAGATGAAAACGACCAAG AACTAGAACAAGCTGTTGCTCCAGGCTCCGACGTCATGGACGATGTTTCTGGTAATAAAGTCGGTACAGTGAGCACAGCTCTTGGCAGCCGTGGAATGGGCCTGTTGCGGCTCGAAGAAGCACTGAAGCATAATTCGTCCCTCGCCATCAGCAACAACACGGGTGTTAGAGTCAAGGCAATTAAACCAGACTGGTGGCCTGCCGAGTGGACACAGGCCCTAGAACAGCAGAGTGCAGTCGCCTGA
- the LOC100830998 gene encoding leucine-rich repeat receptor protein kinase EMS1, with amino-acid sequence MAATARVLFLPFLLLLLTVLAASARNEEDAQALAALKAALDPSGRVLGSWDPARGDPCGGSFVGVTCDRGAGGRVTGVSLQGRGLSGTLPPAIAGLRRLKGLYLHYNGIKGAIPREIGKLSELADLYLDVNHLSGPVPVEIAAMGNLQVLQLGYNQLTGSIPPQLGNLNKLAVLALQSNQLTGAIPATLGDLTRLTRLDLSFNRLFGSIPSKIAEAPLLEVFDVRNNTLSGSVPAGLKRLNGGFQYVNNRELCGVDFSLLDLCTSSENGLNPSKPEPFGPDGTIKRGQVPQSVNPDTTRSSKASSGVLIVGIVAVVIGAAFCGIFAFSYYRRQKQKIGSSLEVSDSRLSTDHYQQKEACRRSASPLISIEYSNGWDPLSSGGCGSSGEVGDSFRFNLEEVECATQYFCEVNLLGKSGFAATYKGMLRDGSVVAVKSLNKTSCKQEESDFLRGLKTLTILRHENLVGLRGFCCSRGRGECFLVYDFMVNGSLSRYLDVKDGSGASVLDWPTRVSIIRGIAKGIEYLHSKKSNKPSLVHQNISAEKILLDHHFIPRLSVPGLHKLLADDVVFSTLKASAAMGYLAPEYANTGRFTEKSDVFAFGIVVLQVITGRRAVSQLKVGTAVSDLEGLVDLNLDGVFSRTEAAKLAAVAVHCTNEAPSQRPTMEAVVQQLSS; translated from the exons ATGGCGGCCaccgcgcgcgtcctcttcctccccttcctgctcctcctcctgaccGTTCTCGCCGCCTCGGCGCGCAACGAGGAGGACGCCCAGGCGCTGGCCGCGCTGAAGGCGGCCCTGGACCCATCGGGCCGGGTGCTGGGCTCGTGGGACCCGGCCCGCGGCGACCCTTGCGGCGGCTCCTTCGTCGGCGTCACCTGCGaccgtggcgccggcggccgcgtcaCGGGCGTCTCGCTGCAGGGCCGCGGGCTCTCCGGGACCCTCCCGCCGGCGATAGCCGGGCTCCGGCGGCTCAAGGGGCTCTACCTGCACTACAACGGCATCAAGGGCGCCATACCCAGGGAGATTGGGAAACTGTCCGAGCTCGCTGACCTTTACCTCGATGTTAACCATCTCTCTGGGCCTGTTCCCGTCGAGATTGCAGCCATGGGGAACCTCCAAG TGTTGCAGCTGGGTTACAACCAGTTGACAGGCAGCATACCACCCCAGCTGGGCAACCTGAACAAGCTTGCTGTTCTTGCACTGCAGTCCAACCAGCTGACCGGTGCCATTCCAGCAACTCTGGGTGACCTTACTCGACTGACACGGCTTGATTTGAGCTTCAACAGACTATTTGGATCTATCCCTTCGAAGATCGCTGAGGCTCCGCTGCTCGAGGTCTTCGATGTTCGCAATAACACTCTATCCGGGAGCGTCCCTGCTG GCTTGAAGAGACTGAATGGAGGCTTCCAATATGTGAACAATAGGGAGCTTTGTGGAGTTGATTTCAGTTTGCTTGATCTTTGCACGTCTTCAGAGAATGGCCTGAATCCTAGCAAACCTGAGCCTTTTGGTCCAGATGGCACTATCAAGAGAGGGCAAGTACCCCAGTCGGTGAATCCAGACACAACCAGATCTTCAAAGGCCTCTTCAGGAGTTCTTATTGTCGGTATTGTTGCTGTGGTTATTGGTGCTGCATTCTGTGGAATATTTGCATTCTCATATTATCGCCGGCAGAAGCAGAAGATTGGCAGCTCTCTGGAGGTTTCTGATAGTAGGCTTAGCACAGACCACTACCAGCAGAAGGAAGCCTGCCGAAGGAGTGCTTCTCCTCTGATTAGTATTGAGTACTCAAATGGATGGGACCCGTTGTCAAGTGGAGGTTGCGGATCATCCGGTGAGGTTGGTGATAGCTTTAGGTTCAACCTTGAAGAGGTCGAGTGTGCGACTCAGTACTTCTGTGAGGTTAACTTGTTAGGTAAGAGCGGTTTTGCTGCGACATACAAGGGGATGCTGCGTGATGGCTCTGTTGTTGCTGTTAAGAGCCTCAACAAGACAAGTTGCAAGCAAGAGGAGTCTGATTTCTTGCGAGGTCTGAAGACACTCACCATTCTGCGACATGAGAACCTTGTTGGCCTGAGGGGCTTCTGCTGCTCTAGGGGGAGAGGGGAGTGTTTCCTTGTGTATGATTTCATGGTTAATGGGTCCTTGTCACGATATCTTGATGTTAAGGATGGTTCCGGTGCTAGTGTTCTCGATTGGCCTACAAGAGTTTCCATCATCAGAGGCATTGCAAAAG GTATAGAGTACCTACACAGTAAGAAGAGCAACAAGCCATCGTTAGTGCATCAGAACATATCAGCCGAGAAAATTCTACTCGACCACCACTTCATCCCACGGCTGTCGGTCCCAGGACTGCATAAGCTCCTTGCTGACGATGTTGTCTTCTCAACCCTGAAGGCCAGCGCAGCCATGGGGTATCTTGCCCCCGAGTACGCTAACACTGGCCGCTTCACCGAGAAGAGCGACGTCTTTGCTTTCGGGATCGTTGTTCTCCAGGTCATCACAGGCAGAAGGGCTGTCTCACAATTGAAGGTAGGCACAGCGGTCAGTGACCTCGAAGGCCTGGTTGATCTAAACCTCGACGGTGTCTTCTCAAGGACTGAGGCTGCTAAGCTCGCAGCGGTGGCCGTCCATTGCACAAACGAAGCGCCGAGCCAACGGCCGACGATGGAGGCTGTTGTTCAGCAACTCAGCAGCTGA
- the LOC100838114 gene encoding tRNA 2'-phosphotransferase 1, with protein MRALTAAASSLRSLLFLHISSPPGPSLAMNRPESSSSTSGYRSQAAPFASPPGGGGGSRRPCGRGGGGGGGGGGNDRIDALGRLLTRVLRHMASELRLDMRSDGYVRVRDLLTLNLQTFAKVPLKSHTVDEIREAVRRDNKQRFGLLEEDGELLIRANQGHTVRTVTSESLLTPILSADEVSVCVHGTYRKNLDSILKSGLKRMERLHVHFSSGLPSDGEVISGMRRSANILIYLDVSKALQDGMKLYISENKVILTEGFDGVVPVKYFEKIETWPGRAPIPFQR; from the exons ATGAGAGCTctcacggccgccgcctcctcgctccgttccctcctcttcctccacatCTCCTCACCCCCCGGCCCCTCGCTCGCCATGAACCGCCCtgagtcctcctcctccacctctggCTACCGCTCCCAGGCGGCACCCTTCGCCTCcccgcccggcggcggcggcgggagccgGCGACCCtgtggccgtggcggcggcggcggcggcggcggcggcgggaacgACCGCATCGACGCCCTCGGCCGCCTCCT GACGAGGGTGTTGCGGCACATGGCGTCGGAGCTGCGCCTGGACATGAGGAGCGACGGCTACGTGCGGGTCCGCGACCTGCTCACTCTCAACCTCCAGACCTTCGCCAAGGTTCCCCTCAAGTCCCACACCGTGGACGAAATCAGGGAG GCGGTCAGGCGGGATAATAAGCAGAGGTTTGGTCTGTTAGAGGAAGATGGGGAGCTGCTGATTCGGGCTAACCAGGGGCACACCGTGAGA ACTGTTACTTCAGAGAGCTTATTGACACCAATTTTATCAGCTGACGAAGTCTCAG TTTGTGTCCATGGAACTTACAGGAAAAATCTTGATTCAATCTTGAAATCTGGTCTAAAACGTATGGAAAGGTTACATGTACATTTCTCGAGTGGTTTACCCTCAGACGGGGAAGTGATTAGCG GTATGAGGCGAAGTGCTAACATCTTGATATATTTGGATGTCAGCAAGGCACTGCAAG ATGGGATGAAGCTATACATCTCAGAAAACAAGGTGATACTGACAGAGGGTTTCGACGGCGTCGTTCCTGTCAAGTACTTCGAGAAGATTGAAACATGGCCAGGACGAGCGCCTATACCGTTCCAAAGATAG
- the LOC100838410 gene encoding 40S ribosomal protein S20, whose amino-acid sequence MASELAYAPPMKSGKAGFEGVQEVQHRIRITLSSKSVKNLEKVCSDLVKGAKDKQLRVKGPVRMPTKVLNITTRKSPCGEGTNTWDRFEMRVHKRVIDLVSSPDVVKQITSITIEPGVEVEVTISDQ is encoded by the exons ATGGCGTCCGAGCTGGCGTACGCGCCGCCGATGAAGTCCGGCAAGGCCGGGTTCGAGGGCGTGCAGGAGGTGCAGCACCGGATCCGCATCACCCTCTCCTCCAAGAGCGTCAAAAACCTCGAGAAGG TGTGCTCCGATCTGGTGAAGGGAGCCAAGGACAAGCAGCTGAGGGTGAAGGGCCCCGTGAGGATGCCCACCAAGGTGCTCAACATCACCACCAGGAAGTCCCCTTGTGGAGAAG GTACCAACACCTGGGATCGGTTTGAGATGCGTGTGCACAAGAGGGTGATCGACCTTGTCAGCTCTCCTGATGTTGTCAAGCAGATCACCTCAATCACCATTGAGCCCGGTGTCGAGGTTGAAGTGACCATCAGCGACCAGTAG
- the LOC100837810 gene encoding 3-phosphoshikimate 1-carboxyvinyltransferase 2: protein MAMAGATTMASKAAAAVSLDRAAGPTASSNLSRRLRMPARSARGLRLRGRGGVVLAASVAAPAAPAGAEEVVLQPIREISGAVQLPGSKSLSNRILLLSALSEGTTVVDNLLNSEDVHYMLEALKALGLSVEADKVAKRAVVVGCSGKFPVEKDAKEEVQLFLGNAGTAMRPLTAAVTAAGGNATYVLDGVPRMRERPINDLVVGLKQLGADVDCFLGTKCPPVRINGIGGLPGGKVQLSGSISSQYLSSLLMAAPLALGDVEIEIIDKLISVPYVEMTLRLMERFGVTAEHSDSWDRFYIKGGQKYKSPGNAYVEGDASSASYFLAGAAITGGTVTVEGCGTTSLQGDVKFAEVLEMMGAKVTWTDTSVTVTGPPRQPFGRKHLKAVDVNMNKMPDVAMTLAVVALFADGPTAIRDVASWRVKETERMVAIRTELTKLGAHVEEGSDYCIITPPEKLNVTSIDTYDDHRMAMAFSLAACAEVPVTIRDPGCTRKTFPNYFDVLSTFVKN from the exons ATGGCGATGGCGGGAGCGACGACCATGGCGTCcaaggctgcggcggcggtgtcgctcgaccgcgccgccggcccgacGGCCTCATCCAACTTATCACGCCGCCTGAGGATGCCCGCGCGGTCCGCCAGGGGGCTGCGCCTgcgggggcgcggcggggTGGTGCTCGCGGCGTCCGTGGCGGcgcccgcggcgccggcgggcgcggaggaggtcgTGCTGCAGCCCATCCGGGAGATCTCCGGCGCCGTGCAGCTGCCCGGGTCCAAGTCGCTCTCCAACCGAATCCTCCTGCTCTCCGCCTTGTCCGAG GGAACAACAGTGGTGGATAACCTGTTGAACAGTGAGGATGTCCACTACATGCTTGAGGCCCTTAAGGCCCTCGGGCTCTCCGTGGAAGCAGATAAAGTTGCAAAACGAGCTGTAGTTGTTGGCTGCAGCGGCAAGTTTCCGGTTGAAAAAGATGCAAAAGAGGAAGTACAACTCTTCTTGGGGAACGCTGGAACTGCAATGCGGCCATTGACGGCAGCTGTAACTGCTGCTGGTGGAAATGCAAC TTATGTGCTTGATGGAGTACCAAGAATGAGGGAGCGACCCATTAATGACTTGGTTGTTGGTTTGAAACAACTTGGTGCTGATGTTGATTGTTTCCTTGGCACTAAGTGCCCACCTGTTCGTATCAACGGAATTGGAGGACTACCTGGTGGCAAG GTTCAGCTCTCTGGCTCCATCAGCAGCCAATACTTGAGTTCCTTGCTGATGGCTGCTCCTTTGGCTCTTGGGGACGTGGAGATTGAAATCATTGATAAACTAATCTCAGTTCCTTACGTTGAAATGACATTGAGACTGATGGAGCGCtttggtgtcacggcagagcATTCTGATAGTTGGGATAGATTCTACATTAAGGGAGGTCAAAAGTACAA GTCCCCTGGAAATGCCTATGTTGAAGGTGATGCCTCAAGTGCGAGCTATTTCTTGGCTGGTGCTGCAATCACTGGAGGGACTGTGACTGTTGAAGGTTGTGGCACCACCAGTTTGCAG GGTGATGTGAAATTCGCTGAGGTACTTGAGATGATGGGAGCGAAGGTTACATGGACTGACACTAGTGTAACTGTTACCGGGCCACCGCGTCAGCCCTTTGGAAGGAAACACCTTAAAGCTGTTGATGTCAACATGAACAAAATGCCTGATGTCGCCATGACTCTTGCCGTTGTTGCCCTCTTTGCTGATGGTCCAACTGCTATCAGAGACG TTGCGTCCTGGAGAGTGAAGGAAACCGAGAGGATGGTGGCAATTCGGACCGAGCTGACAAAG CTGGGAGCACATGTCGAAGAAGGGTCTGACTACTGCATCATCACACCACCGGAGAAGCTGAACGTCACGTCGATCGACACCTATGATGACCACCGGATGGCGATGGCCTTCTCCCTGGCCGCCTGCGCCGAGGTGCCAGTCACGATCAGAGACCCCGGGTGCACCCGCAAGACCTTCCCCAACTACTTCGACGTGCTAAGCACTTTCGTGAAGAACTAG
- the LOC100837200 gene encoding transketolase, chloroplastic → MAAHSVAAAHATMAAPAGAASSACSAPAERLGFRLSSLAGRGLRLPSRPSAASSSSSRRTNRVRAAASVETVQGQAATGALLDKSVNTIRFLAIDAVEKANSGHPGLPMGCAPMGHILYDEVMRYNPKNPYWFNRDRFVLSAGHGCMLQYALLHLAGYDAVKEADLKQFRQWGSSTPGHPENFETPGVEVTTGPLGQGIANAVGLALAEKHLAARFNKPDSEIVDHYTYCIVGDGCQMEGISNEACSLAGHWGLGKLIAFYDDNHISIDGDTEIAFTEDVSTRFEALGWHTIWVKNGNDGYDEIRKAIQEAKSVTDKPTLIKVTTTIGFGSPNKANSYSVHGAALGTNEVEATRQNLGWPYEPFFVPEDVKSHWSRHVPEGAALEADWNSKFAQYEKKYPEDAAALKSIITGELPAGWADALPQYTTESPADATRNLSQQCLNALAKVVPGLLGGSADLASSNMTLLKMFGDFQKDTPEERNVRFGVREHGMGAICNGIGLHTPGLIPYCATFFVFTDYMRGAMRISALSEAGVIYVMTHDSIGLGEDGPTHQPIEHLASFRAMPNMLMFRPADGKETAGAYKVAVLNRKRPSILALSRQKLPHLPGTSIEGVEKGGYTISDNSTGNKPDFIIMSTGSELEIAVKAAEELTKEGKTVRVVSFVCWELFDDQSDEYKESVLPEAVTARISIEAGSTLGWQKYVGSKGKTIGIDKFGASAPAGIIYKEYGITAESVIAAAKSL, encoded by the exons ATGGCCGCGcactccgtcgccgccgcgcacgccaCCATGGCCGCGCCAGCCggggccgcctcctccgcctgctccGCCCCGGCAGAGCGCCTCGGGTTCCGCCTCAGCTcgctcgccggccgcggcctccgcctcccttcCCGCCCTTCCgccgcctcgtcttcctcctcccgacgGACCAACCGGGTGCGCGCGGCCGCGTCGGTGGAGACGGTGCAGGGGcaggcggcgacgggggcgcTGCTGGACAAGTCGGTCAACACGATCCGGTTCCTGGCCATCGACGCCGTCGAGAAGGCCAACTCGGGCCACCCGGGCCTGCCCATGGGCTGCGCGCCCATGGGCCACATCCTCTACGACGAGGTCATGCGCTACAACCCCAAGAACCCATACTGGTTCAACCGCGACCGCTTCGTCCTCTCCGCCGGCCACGGTTGCATGCTCCAGTACGccctcctccacctcgccggATACGACGCCGTCAAG GAAGCCGACTTGAAGCAATTCAGACAATGGGGAAGCTCGACCCCGGGCCACCCTGAGAACTTTGAGACCCCTGGAGTTGAAGTCACCACTG GTCCTCTTGGTCAGGGTATTGCAAACGCGGTCGGATTGGCACTTGCCGAGAAGCACCTGGCTGCTCGTTTCAACAAGCCTGACAGTGAAATTGTTGATCACTACAC GTATTGTATTGTGGGAGATGGGTGCCAAATGGAGGGTATCTCCAACGAAGCTTGCTCATTGGCTGGGCATTGGGGTCTCGGCAAGCTGATTGCTTTCTATGATGACAACCACATTTCCATTGATGGAGACACAGAAATTGCTTTTACAGAGGATGTGAGCACCCGCTTTGAGGCTCTTGGGTGGCACACAATCTGGGTTAAGAATGGCAATGATGGCTACGACGAGATCCGTAAAGCCATCCAGGAAGCAAAATCAGTGACTGACAAGCCCACTCTAATCAAG GTGACTACTACAATTGGTTTTGGATCTCCCAACAAGGCCAACTCATACAGTGTGCACGGAGCTGCCTTGGGTACCAACGAGGTCGAAGCAACCAGGCAAAACCTTGGATGGCCCTATGAGCCATTCTTTGTGCCTGAGGATGTCAAGAG CCACTGGAGCCGTCATGTGCCCGAAGGTGCTGCACTTGAGGCTGATTGGAATTCTAAGTTTGCTCAGTATGAGAAGAAGTACCCAGAAGATGCCGCAGCCTTGAAAAGTATCATCACAGGGGAGTTGCCCGCTGGCTGGGCTGATGCTCTTCCT CAATACACTACCGAGAGCCCAGCAGACGCCACTAGGAATCTCTCTCAGCAGTGCTTGAATGCACTCGCTAAAGTTGTGCCTGGTCTTCTGGGAGGCAGTGCTGATCTTGCATCCTCCAACATGACATTGCTCAAGATGTTTGGTGACTTCCAGAAGGATACGCCTGAGGAGCGCAATGTCCGCTTTGGAGTCAGGGAGCATGGAATGGGTGCCATCTGCAATGGCATTGGGCTGCACACCCCAGGGCTCATTCCATACTGTGCtactttctttgttttcacTGACTACATGAGAGGTGCCATGAGGATCTCAGCCTTGTCCGAAGCTGGAGTCATCTATGTTATGACCCATGACTCTATTGGTCTTGGTGAAGATGGTCCGACCCATCAACCCATTGAGCACTTGGCGAGCTTCCGTGCAATGCCGAACATGCTGATGTTCCGCCCTGCTGATGGCAAGGAGACTGCTGGGGCATACAAAGTCGCGGTCCTCAACAGGAAGAGGCCATCTATTCTTGCTCTCTCCAGGCAAAAGCTGCCTCATCTGCCTGGTACATCAATTGAGGGTGTTGAGAAGGGTGGGTACACTATCTCTGACAACTCAACTGGCAACAAGCCGGACTTCATCATAATGAGTACTGGTTCTGAACTAGAGATTGCTGTCAAGGCTGCCGAAGAGTTGACGAAGGAGGGGAAGACTGTCCGTGTTGTGTCATTTGTTTGCTGGGAACTTTTCGACGACCAGTCAGATGAATACAAGGAGAGCGTTCTCCCTGAGGCTGTCACTGCAAGAATCAGCATTGAGGCAGGGTCTACTCTTGGATGGCAAAAGTATGTCGGATCTAAGGGCAAGACCATTGGCATCGACAAATTCGGTGCTAGTGCTCCTGCTGGGATTATCTACAAGGAGTACGGTATCACCGCGGAGAGCGTCATTGCTGCAGCCAAGAGCCTCTAA